A single genomic interval of Dyella sp. GSA-30 harbors:
- a CDS encoding SUF system Fe-S cluster assembly regulator: protein MLRVSRLTDYATVVMTCMAAHPDDVLSTAQIADEARLELPTVSKLLKALGHAGLVESFRGVNGGYRLARPAGEISLAQIVEAMEGPIGMTECSMAEGQCERAPQCSVRGSWQQVNHVVERALKAMSLADMLTPPQPIALSIGHADAQHANERKGTTAS from the coding sequence ATGCTCCGCGTCAGCCGCCTAACCGATTACGCCACGGTGGTGATGACCTGCATGGCCGCACACCCGGACGACGTACTCAGCACCGCGCAGATCGCCGACGAAGCACGGCTGGAACTGCCGACGGTGAGCAAGCTGCTCAAGGCGCTTGGGCATGCCGGGCTGGTGGAGTCCTTTCGTGGCGTCAACGGCGGCTATCGCCTGGCGCGACCGGCTGGAGAGATTTCCCTCGCGCAGATCGTCGAGGCGATGGAAGGACCCATCGGCATGACCGAATGCAGCATGGCCGAAGGCCAATGCGAACGCGCGCCGCAATGTTCCGTGCGCGGCAGCTGGCAACAGGTCAACCATGTGGTCGAGCGCGCGCTCAAGGCGATGAGCCTTGCCGACATGCTGACGCCACCGCAACCCATCGCGCTTTCCATCGGCCATGCCGATGCACAGCATGCCAATGAACGAAAGGGCACCACCGCATCATGA
- a CDS encoding P-II family nitrogen regulator, whose translation MKWITAIIKPFTLDDVRQALTEVGISGMTVTEVKGFGRQHGHTELYRGAEYVVDFLPKLKVEIAVADEQLEHAIEAITTAARTGKIGDGKIFVSELEQAIRIRTQEVDVDAL comes from the coding sequence ATGAAGTGGATCACAGCGATCATCAAACCATTCACCCTCGATGACGTGCGCCAGGCACTGACCGAGGTCGGCATCTCCGGCATGACAGTGACCGAGGTCAAGGGCTTTGGCCGCCAGCATGGCCATACCGAGCTCTACCGCGGGGCCGAGTACGTCGTCGACTTTCTACCCAAACTGAAAGTGGAAATCGCTGTCGCCGACGAACAGCTCGAGCACGCCATCGAAGCGATCACTACGGCGGCACGTACCGGCAAGATCGGGGACGGCAAGATCTTCGTGAGCGAACTGGAGCAGGCCATCCGTATCCGCACGCAGGAGGTCGACGTCGATGCGCTTTGA
- the sufB gene encoding Fe-S cluster assembly protein SufB — protein sequence MSIETSENTLLRDNAEVASALGRRYEAGFVTDIETDSLPPGLSEDIVRQLSALKQEPEWMTEWRLKAYRHWLTMPEPHWAKLKIGAIDFQAISYYASPKNRPKSLADVDPKLLEAYDKLGVPLHERAKLAGVAVDAVFDSVSVGTTFRKELAEVGVIFCSMSEAIREHPELVRQYLGSVVPVGDNYFAALNSAVFSDGSFVFIPKGVRCPMELSTYFRINAGHTGQFERTLIIAEDAAYVSYLEGCTAPMRDENQLHAAVVELVTLEKAQIKYSTVQNWYPGDEEGRGGIYNFVTKRGDCRGDDSKISWTQVETGSAITWKYPSCVLRGDRSVGEFYSVALTHHRQQADTGTKMIHIGKNTKSKIVSKGISAGRSSNAYRGLVKVEKGAEGARNYTQCDSLLIGKRCGAHTFPYMEVKNPTAIVEHEATTSKISDDQLFYCRARGIGEEDAVSMIVDGFCKQVFRELPMEFAVEAKKLLEISLEGAVG from the coding sequence ATGAGCATCGAAACCAGCGAAAACACCTTGCTACGCGATAACGCCGAAGTCGCTTCGGCGCTCGGTCGCCGCTATGAGGCCGGTTTCGTCACGGATATCGAAACCGACAGCCTGCCGCCGGGACTGTCCGAAGACATCGTGCGCCAGTTGTCCGCGCTCAAGCAGGAGCCGGAGTGGATGACCGAGTGGCGCCTGAAGGCGTACCGCCATTGGTTGACCATGCCGGAGCCGCATTGGGCCAAGCTGAAGATCGGCGCGATCGACTTCCAGGCGATCAGCTATTACGCCTCGCCGAAGAATCGCCCGAAGTCGCTCGCCGACGTCGACCCGAAACTGCTCGAAGCTTACGACAAGCTCGGCGTGCCGCTGCACGAGCGCGCCAAGCTCGCCGGTGTCGCCGTCGATGCGGTGTTCGACTCGGTGTCCGTGGGCACGACGTTCCGCAAGGAGCTGGCCGAGGTCGGCGTGATCTTCTGCTCGATGAGCGAGGCGATTCGCGAGCATCCCGAGCTGGTGCGGCAGTACCTCGGCAGTGTGGTGCCGGTAGGCGACAACTATTTCGCCGCGTTGAACTCGGCTGTGTTCTCCGATGGCTCCTTCGTGTTCATTCCCAAGGGCGTGCGTTGCCCGATGGAACTGTCGACTTATTTCCGTATCAACGCCGGCCACACCGGGCAGTTCGAGCGCACGCTGATCATTGCCGAGGACGCCGCTTACGTGTCCTATCTCGAAGGCTGCACCGCGCCGATGCGCGACGAGAATCAGCTGCATGCGGCGGTGGTCGAACTGGTCACGCTGGAAAAGGCGCAGATCAAATATTCCACCGTGCAGAACTGGTACCCGGGCGACGAAGAAGGTCGCGGTGGCATTTACAACTTCGTCACCAAGCGCGGCGATTGCCGCGGTGACGATTCCAAGATCTCCTGGACCCAGGTCGAAACCGGTTCGGCGATCACCTGGAAATACCCCAGCTGCGTGCTGCGCGGTGATCGCTCGGTGGGCGAGTTCTATTCGGTGGCGCTGACGCATCATCGTCAGCAGGCCGACACCGGTACCAAGATGATCCACATCGGCAAGAACACCAAGTCGAAGATCGTCTCCAAGGGCATCAGCGCGGGCCGCAGTTCCAATGCGTATCGCGGGCTGGTGAAAGTGGAGAAGGGTGCAGAAGGTGCGCGCAACTACACGCAGTGCGATTCGCTGTTGATCGGCAAGCGCTGCGGTGCCCACACCTTCCCGTATATGGAAGTGAAGAACCCGACCGCGATCGTCGAGCACGAGGCCACGACCTCGAAGATCTCCGATGATCAGCTGTTCTACTGCCGCGCGCGCGGCATCGGCGAAGAAGACGCTGTATCGATGATCGTCGACGGCTTCTGCAAACAGGTGTTCCGCGAACTGCCGATGGAGTTCGCCGTGGAGGCCAAGAAGCTGCTGGAAATTTCGCTGGAAGGTGCGGTCGGCTAA